A single genomic interval of Streptomyces sp. NBC_00663 harbors:
- a CDS encoding D-Ala-D-Ala carboxypeptidase family metallohydrolase — translation MFVRVARLVASFVMVASGVVVGVGFGAGTAAADECYTWGRTLSQGASGSDVTQLQIRVAGWVTSGERLSYDGQYGARTAAAVAKFQSAYGLSADGVAGPATYAKIYSLQDADCTPVHFAYAELNKCNGDWSGGAVSAATAKANALKTMWKLEAMRHALGDVPITVSSGFRSYACNSAVGGSSTSRHLYGDAADLTGSVSLCRLAQQARTHGFSEILGPGYPDHNDHTHVALDPSPYWSAPTCGI, via the coding sequence ATGTTCGTACGGGTGGCACGCTTGGTCGCCTCATTTGTCATGGTCGCGTCAGGAGTTGTGGTGGGGGTGGGGTTCGGAGCGGGCACCGCCGCGGCCGACGAGTGCTACACCTGGGGCCGCACCCTCTCCCAGGGGGCGTCCGGCAGTGATGTGACACAGCTCCAGATACGTGTCGCCGGGTGGGTGACCTCCGGCGAGCGGCTGTCCTACGACGGCCAGTACGGGGCGCGCACCGCGGCGGCGGTCGCGAAGTTCCAGTCGGCGTACGGTCTGAGCGCGGACGGTGTGGCGGGCCCGGCGACCTACGCCAAGATCTACTCCCTCCAGGACGCGGACTGCACGCCGGTCCACTTCGCCTACGCGGAACTCAACAAGTGCAACGGCGACTGGTCGGGCGGTGCGGTCTCCGCGGCCACGGCGAAGGCCAACGCCCTGAAGACCATGTGGAAACTGGAGGCGATGCGCCACGCGCTGGGTGACGTGCCGATCACCGTATCGAGCGGATTTCGCTCCTACGCCTGCAACAGCGCGGTCGGGGGATCGTCCACGAGCCGCCACCTCTACGGCGACGCAGCCGACCTGACCGGTTCGGTGAGCCTGTGCCGACTCGCCCAGCAGGCCCGCACCCACGGCTTCTCGGAGATCCTCGGCCCGGGCTACCCGGACCACAACGATCACACACATGTGGCGCTGGACCCCTCGCCCTACTGGTCCGCACCGACATGTGGCATCTGA